TATCGCAGATAAATTTATTATCATACGCGGATATATACGTTCTGGCTTCATAAGCTTCCTCCTTCCGTTTTTTTCATACCTTTAAACTTTCCAATTTTTCAAGAAACTATGGTATAATACATTGAAGCGGAACTTAGTGACACGAACTTTCTTCACTATCGCGTTCTTGTGATTCTACAGCACAATTTTAAGCTAAGAATGAAATTATGCAAAGTACTTTTTGGGAGGGATTTTCGTGGATAAGCGAGTCAGAGAAGCATATGAGTACATAGCTTCAAAAATTTCTTTAAAACCAAAGATAGCACTTATACTTGGGTCCGGTTTAGGTTTCTTAGCAAATGAAGTGAAAAACGCCCAACATATTAGCTACAAGGATATTCCGCATTTTCCATACTCCACTGCCCCTGGTCATGAAGGAAAATTGGTCTTTGGGGAGCTTTTTGGAAAAGAGGTTGTTGTTTTAAGTGGAAGGTTTCATATATACGAGGGTTGGAATCCCACTGATATAAAACTTGTCATTCACACATTGAAGCTTCTTGGAATTGAACGCATGCTTGTCACAAATGCAGCGGGTGCGATAAACACAAGTTACACTCCGGGAGACATAGTCATGGTTAAAGACGTTATCAACCTTATGTTTAGAAATCCACTCAGAGGACCAAACGATGAAGATATAGGTCCAAGATTTCCAGATATGTTAGGTGCTTTTGACAGAGATTGGATGGAGAAAGTGAAGGAAGTTTTCCCGGAAATGAAAGAAGGTGTTTATATTGCAGTAACAGGTCCTACGTACGAAACTCCCGCTGAAATAAAGGCTTTTAGAAAATTAGGAGCGGACTTGGTAGGTATGTCAACGGTACCGGAATTGATTGTCTGTGCACATAGTGGGATAAAAGCCTTGGTGTTTTCTTGTGCAACAAATATGGCGGCTGGAGTACTTGAACAGCCTTTATCACACGAAGAGGTCGTTGAAGTTGCTAACAAGGTTAAAGAAAAGTTTATTGAAGTAGTTAGAAAGGCTTTGGAGGTGCTGGAATGAATCGTGATTTTCTCTCGATAGTAGGAGAGCTAAGTCTAGCTAAGAAAATATTGGTTGTTGGACATATTATGCCTGATGGTGATGACATAAGTTCTGTCCTAAGTGCTGCACTGGGACTGAGAAGATTGGGAAAAGAAGTAATGTCTGGTATAGACTGGAGGATCCCATGGTATTTCTACGAGTTCGAAGAAACGAACCTCATAAAAAGTTACGATGAGATTATCCAAACCGGCTTTCAACCAGACTTTGTCCTCGTACTCGATGCATCGAGTCCTGATAGAATAGGACGATTTCAGGAGTTTCTCAAGAAGATTAACTCTGCGGTGGTTGACCACCATGGTACCAATACACTCTTTGGTACGCTTAACTGGGTTGATACGAAATTCGGCTCCACAGCCCAGATGGTTCTCAGGCTCAATACAGAACTTGGTGTGCCGTACGATGGAAGGCTTGCAACTATTAATTTAATGGGGATAGCTACTGACACGGGCTTTTTCAGGTATTCGAATGCTGACGAAATTGTTTTTTCGGACGCTACAAAACTAGTTTCTATGGGTGGGAAATCGTATTTGGTTTCAAGGATTTTTGAAAACAAGAGAATAGAGCAATTCAAGTTACTTTCAACAATGGTTGAACACATTCAGACAGAAAACAACGGACAAATCGTTTATTCTTACCTCTCTAAGAAGGATTACGAGTCAAATAACTGTACAGAAGACGATAGCGGTGGTTTTGTTGGTGAACTGCGTTCAATACAGGGTGTAGAGCTTGCAATCTTCCTTTCTGAATACGAACACAATGAAGTGCACATAAGCTTTAGGTCAAAAGATTGGTTTGACTGTAGCAAATTAGCAGTTTTACTGGGTGGTGGAGGACATCCACGAGCTGCAGGTTGTACACTAAAAGGAGAATTACCAGTTATAATAGAAGAAGTAATTAGGGAAGCTAAGATCATGTATGATGCCCAACTGAAGGCGTTAGAAGGTGTTCACTAATTCGTTAAGTCTTTATTCAGCATTTTTTGTTTTCCGCGCACCAAGTTTGAGAAAGAATTTTGGCTGGGGGGGTTTTTCACGTCATTATCAGGACGAGAGACTTTTCTAAAGCGCTTTATAGGTACTGAGCAAGTTATCGAAAAAGATGAGGGAAGATTCCTAGAGTGGACTTCTGATCGGAACATTGTCGAGGATTTCCGAGAGTTCGTTGTACATATAAATAGTTTTGCATTTTCTAAACGGTTCATTCTTCCCGCTATGATTTTACCTTCCGAGGCCGAAATATCGGTACTCTTCAGATATTCAGGAGAGAAACATATCGCAGAATGTATCAATGAAGAAATAAGACTACGAGAGCTTACAGATGAAGAGCGTGAAAAGCTTATCGAGGCAATTCTAAGGATTGCCAGGTTTGTTTTACTTGGTAACATTCCTCCTTTTCCAGCCTTTAGCGTCTTTGATGTGTTTACATTTGCTGGTGAATTCTTTTTCAAACCACCTGTGCTTTTTAAATACGATTTC
The DNA window shown above is from Fervidobacterium changbaicum and carries:
- a CDS encoding purine-nucleoside phosphorylase, translated to MDKRVREAYEYIASKISLKPKIALILGSGLGFLANEVKNAQHISYKDIPHFPYSTAPGHEGKLVFGELFGKEVVVLSGRFHIYEGWNPTDIKLVIHTLKLLGIERMLVTNAAGAINTSYTPGDIVMVKDVINLMFRNPLRGPNDEDIGPRFPDMLGAFDRDWMEKVKEVFPEMKEGVYIAVTGPTYETPAEIKAFRKLGADLVGMSTVPELIVCAHSGIKALVFSCATNMAAGVLEQPLSHEEVVEVANKVKEKFIEVVRKALEVLE
- a CDS encoding DHH family phosphoesterase produces the protein MNRDFLSIVGELSLAKKILVVGHIMPDGDDISSVLSAALGLRRLGKEVMSGIDWRIPWYFYEFEETNLIKSYDEIIQTGFQPDFVLVLDASSPDRIGRFQEFLKKINSAVVDHHGTNTLFGTLNWVDTKFGSTAQMVLRLNTELGVPYDGRLATINLMGIATDTGFFRYSNADEIVFSDATKLVSMGGKSYLVSRIFENKRIEQFKLLSTMVEHIQTENNGQIVYSYLSKKDYESNNCTEDDSGGFVGELRSIQGVELAIFLSEYEHNEVHISFRSKDWFDCSKLAVLLGGGGHPRAAGCTLKGELPVIIEEVIREAKIMYDAQLKALEGVH